A stretch of DNA from Deltaproteobacteria bacterium:
TGCTGCACGGCCTCGAGGAGGAGGGTCTGGGTGTCGCCCAGGCCGACCGGGCCCGTGGCACGATCGCGACGGGCCCCACCCGGTACCGCGGTGCGGACATCCAGAAGAAGCTCGCCGAGATCGCCGACCTCTCGCGCGCGCGGCGCGAGGGCATGGCCCGCATCTCCGAGCTCGACGTCACCTACTATCTCCTCCTCGCGCCCGCAGGGGAAGGGACCAGCGTCAGGATCCGCTCCGCCATCGACGCCGTCGACCGGAGCGAGGCGTTCTTCCTCGGGCCCGGCGTCTTCCAGGTGATGCCGCGCCACGTCGACGTGCCCTCGCGCGGGGTCGTCGAGCACGATCTCATGCGGCGCCTGGTCGCCAACCTGTTCACGACCGAGGAGATGCTCTTCATGCTGGGCGAGCTCGGGGTTGACTGAGGCTGCGCTCCTCCTCGACGTCGAGCGCCTCACCTTCGGCTTCGACGCGCTCGCGCACCACGGCCGGCAGGTGGTGTTCGTGCCGTACGCCGCGCCCGGCGAGCGGGTGCGGGCCGAGGTGGTCGAGCGACGCGCCGGCTACCTCCGCGCGCGCGTCGCCGCGGTCCTGGCGCCCGGCCCCGACCGCGTGCTCCCCGGCTGCCGCTACTTCCCGACCTGCGGCGGCTGCCAGTGGCAGCACGTGGCGCCGCCCGCGCAGCGCGACGCGAAGGCGGCCATCGTCGCCGAGCAGCTGGCGCGCGTGGCCGGCGTGCGCGACGCGGAAGTGCTCCCCACCCTGGCCTCCCCCGCCGACTGGCACTACCGGGCCCGCGTCACGCTCGCGGTCGAGGGGCGGCGGGCCGGCTATCGTCGCGCGCGCTCGCACGCCCTCGTCGAGATCGCCGACTGCCCGCTCGCCGACCCGAGCGTGTCGGCCCACCTCGAGGCGGCGCGCGCCTGGGTGGCGGCGCTCCGCGTCCCGCTCCGGCGCGTCACCGTGAGCGCCGCGCCGGCGGGCGTTGCGCTCGCCGCGTCAGCGACGGCCCGGCCGGGCCCCGCGGACCTGGCCGCGAGCGAGGCGCTCCTCGCGCGCGCCGCCGGTGTGCGGGGCACGGTCGTCACGGGCGCGGGCGTACGCCTCGTCGCCGGCGACCCGACCGTGCGCGTGGCGCTCGAGCCCGGGCTCGACCTCGAAGTGCCGGCCGACGTGTTCACGCAGGTGAACCCGGGCGCGAACCAGCGCCTGGTCGAGACGGTGCTCGCCCTGGGCGCCTTCACGCCCGGCGAGCGCGTGCTCGACCTCTACTGCGGCGCCGGGAACCTGAGCCTGCCGCTCGCCCGGCGCGGGGTCAGCGTGCTCGGCATCGAGCGGAGCGGCGTCGCCGTGGAGGCGGCGCGCGCGAACGCGGCGCGCCACGGCCTGCCGGCGGCGACCTTCCGCGCCGACGACGTGGCGCGGGCGCTGGCGAGTCTGCCGTCCGGCTCGCTCGACGCGGTCGTCCTGGATCCACCGCGCGCCGGCGCCGCCGACGCGCTTCCCGCGCTCGCCGCGCTCCGGCCGCCGCGCATCATCTACGTGTCCTGCGACCCGGCCACGCTCGCGCGCGACGTGCGCACGCTCCTCGCCGCCGGCTATCGCCTCGAGCGCGTGCAGCCGATCGACGTTTTTCCGCAGACATATCATGTCGAAAGCGTGACGAAGTTACGCTTGACTTGAGCATAGTGCCTCCCTATCCTCCGCCGCGGCGCGGGCCAGCCGCGCTCCGGGGAGGTCGGGGGTCCATGGCGAAGCAAAGCGAGAAGAGCGTGCGCCCGAAGGTCACGATCATACCGGGCCGGGGCGTCAGCCAGACGATCAACTACCTCC
This window harbors:
- the rlmD gene encoding 23S rRNA (uracil(1939)-C(5))-methyltransferase RlmD; the encoded protein is MTEAALLLDVERLTFGFDALAHHGRQVVFVPYAAPGERVRAEVVERRAGYLRARVAAVLAPGPDRVLPGCRYFPTCGGCQWQHVAPPAQRDAKAAIVAEQLARVAGVRDAEVLPTLASPADWHYRARVTLAVEGRRAGYRRARSHALVEIADCPLADPSVSAHLEAARAWVAALRVPLRRVTVSAAPAGVALAASATARPGPADLAASEALLARAAGVRGTVVTGAGVRLVAGDPTVRVALEPGLDLEVPADVFTQVNPGANQRLVETVLALGAFTPGERVLDLYCGAGNLSLPLARRGVSVLGIERSGVAVEAARANAARHGLPAATFRADDVARALASLPSGSLDAVVLDPPRAGAADALPALAALRPPRIIYVSCDPATLARDVRTLLAAGYRLERVQPIDVFPQTYHVESVTKLRLT